One window of the Herbiconiux sp. L3-i23 genome contains the following:
- a CDS encoding TadE family type IV pilus minor pilin: MAVPAVLLVLATCLGMLQIAAQQVRYTDAAAVGARSLARGETEATASARALTVAGPGDFASTVRGEFVCATVSGRGAPVLTSVVGIELSASSCALAGGL, encoded by the coding sequence GTGGCGGTCCCCGCCGTCCTGCTCGTCCTCGCGACCTGTCTCGGCATGCTGCAGATCGCCGCCCAGCAGGTCCGCTACACCGACGCCGCTGCCGTGGGCGCGAGGTCGCTCGCGCGAGGCGAGACCGAAGCCACCGCCTCGGCACGGGCGCTCACCGTCGCGGGACCCGGCGACTTCGCGAGCACCGTTCGAGGCGAGTTCGTCTGCGCCACCGTGTCCGGGCGCGGCGCACCCGTCCTGACCAGCGTCGTCGGGATCGAGCTGTCGGCCTCGAGCTGCGCTCTCGCCGGTGGTCTCTGA
- the acs gene encoding acetate--CoA ligase, whose amino-acid sequence MTTESTGGGHDDAEGVATRPAAHRFPPPERFASDSVASADLYAAAQADRLQFWADRAREALHWDEPFTEVLDWSSPPFARWFADGRLNVAYNCLDRHVLAGNGDRVALHWEGEPGDTRTLTYAELTAEVKRAANLLTSLGVGYGDRVAIYLPMIPEAVVAMLAVARIGAVHSVVFGGFSAESLRARIDDAAAKLVITADGSWRKGRVSPLKPAVDAALAKGETTVSTVLVVRRAWADDELPWVRGRDLWWDEEIAQVDADHEAKAFEAESPLFILYTSGTTGKPKGILHTSGGYLTQAAFTHRNVFDLHPETDVYWCTADIGWVTGHSYVIYGPLANGATQVLYEGTPDTPGPGRWWELVQKYGVTILYTAPTAIRSFMKAGREIPGGYDLSSLRLLGSVGEPINPEAWLWYRSVIGGERTPVVDTWWQTETGGIMISALPGITETKPGAAQVALPGISAQVVDEQGTPQSEGEGLLVITEPWPGMLRGIWGDPDRFVETYWSRFADVPGGPWYFAGDGARRDEDGDIWLLGRVDDVMNVSGHRLSTAEIESALVSHEWVAEAAVVGASDETTGQAVVAFVIVRARHRDTVEENGVERLRGHVAEQIGAIARPRHIFVVDELPKTRSGKIMRRLLRDLAEGREVGDTTTLADTTVMQVISAEVLDSRD is encoded by the coding sequence ATGACGACCGAGAGCACCGGCGGTGGCCACGACGACGCCGAGGGCGTGGCGACACGACCTGCCGCGCACCGGTTCCCGCCGCCGGAGCGGTTCGCCTCCGACTCCGTCGCCTCCGCGGATCTGTACGCGGCGGCGCAGGCCGACCGGCTGCAGTTCTGGGCCGATCGTGCACGCGAGGCGCTGCACTGGGATGAACCGTTCACCGAGGTGCTCGACTGGAGCTCGCCGCCGTTCGCGCGCTGGTTCGCCGACGGGCGCCTGAACGTCGCGTACAACTGCCTCGACCGCCATGTGCTCGCGGGCAACGGGGATCGCGTCGCGCTGCACTGGGAGGGCGAACCCGGCGACACCCGCACCCTGACCTACGCGGAGTTGACCGCCGAGGTGAAGCGAGCCGCCAACCTGCTCACCAGTCTCGGGGTCGGATACGGCGACCGGGTGGCGATCTACCTGCCGATGATCCCGGAAGCGGTCGTCGCCATGCTCGCCGTCGCGAGGATCGGCGCGGTGCACTCCGTCGTCTTCGGCGGCTTCAGCGCCGAGAGCCTCCGCGCGCGCATCGACGACGCCGCCGCGAAGCTGGTGATCACCGCCGACGGGAGTTGGCGCAAGGGACGGGTCAGCCCGCTGAAGCCCGCCGTCGACGCCGCCCTCGCGAAGGGCGAGACCACGGTCTCGACGGTGCTCGTGGTGCGCCGCGCCTGGGCCGACGACGAGCTCCCCTGGGTCAGGGGGCGCGACCTCTGGTGGGACGAGGAGATCGCCCAGGTCGACGCCGACCACGAAGCGAAGGCGTTCGAGGCCGAGAGCCCCCTATTCATCCTGTACACCTCGGGAACGACCGGGAAGCCGAAAGGCATCCTGCACACCAGCGGCGGCTACCTCACCCAGGCCGCGTTCACCCACCGCAACGTCTTCGACCTGCACCCCGAGACCGACGTCTACTGGTGCACGGCTGACATCGGCTGGGTCACCGGGCACAGCTACGTGATCTACGGACCGCTCGCGAACGGCGCGACCCAGGTGCTCTACGAGGGCACTCCCGACACCCCGGGGCCCGGCCGCTGGTGGGAGCTCGTGCAAAAGTACGGCGTCACCATCCTCTACACCGCACCGACGGCGATCCGCTCGTTCATGAAGGCGGGACGCGAGATCCCGGGCGGATACGACCTCTCGTCACTGCGTCTGCTCGGCTCGGTCGGCGAGCCGATCAACCCCGAGGCCTGGCTCTGGTACCGGTCGGTCATCGGCGGCGAGCGCACCCCGGTCGTCGACACGTGGTGGCAGACCGAGACCGGCGGCATCATGATCTCGGCGCTCCCCGGGATCACCGAGACCAAGCCGGGTGCCGCGCAGGTCGCCCTGCCGGGCATCTCCGCCCAGGTGGTCGACGAGCAGGGCACCCCGCAGAGCGAGGGCGAAGGGCTGCTCGTGATCACCGAGCCCTGGCCGGGGATGCTCCGGGGCATCTGGGGGGATCCCGACCGCTTCGTCGAGACCTACTGGTCGCGCTTCGCCGACGTTCCGGGCGGCCCGTGGTACTTCGCCGGCGACGGCGCCCGCCGCGACGAGGACGGCGACATCTGGCTGCTCGGCCGGGTCGACGACGTCATGAACGTGTCGGGGCACCGACTGTCGACCGCCGAGATCGAGTCGGCGCTCGTGTCGCACGAATGGGTGGCGGAGGCGGCGGTCGTCGGCGCCTCCGATGAGACGACCGGTCAGGCCGTCGTCGCGTTCGTGATCGTGCGCGCCCGCCACCGCGACACGGTCGAGGAGAACGGCGTCGAGCGGCTGCGCGGCCACGTCGCCGAGCAGATCGGTGCGATCGCGAGACCCCGCCACATCTTCGTCGTCGACGAGCTGCCGAAGACACGTTCCGGCAAGATCATGCGTCGTCTGCTGCGCGACCTCGCCGAGGGTCGGGAGGTCGGCGACACGACCACCCTCGCCGACACCACGGTGATGCAGGTGATCTCCGCCGAGGTCCTCGACTCGCGCGACTGA
- a CDS encoding RidA family protein, protein MGRVDSRLAELGLVLPEVAAPVAAYVPAVISGNLVYTSGQLPFVDGTLPETGKCGEGDGLVAPDRAKEYAATCALNALAAAKSVLGDLDRVTRVVRVGGFVASHPDFTGAPGVVNGASELLGEIFGEAGQHARAAVGVAVLPLDAPVEVDVILEFA, encoded by the coding sequence ATGGGACGCGTCGACTCGCGACTGGCCGAACTCGGCCTGGTCCTCCCCGAGGTCGCGGCCCCTGTGGCCGCGTACGTGCCGGCCGTGATCAGCGGCAACCTGGTCTACACCTCCGGTCAGCTGCCCTTCGTCGACGGCACGCTCCCCGAGACGGGCAAGTGCGGCGAGGGTGACGGGCTCGTCGCGCCCGACCGGGCCAAGGAATACGCCGCCACCTGCGCGCTCAACGCGCTCGCCGCGGCGAAGAGCGTGCTCGGCGACCTCGATCGGGTCACCCGTGTCGTCCGGGTCGGTGGATTCGTCGCCTCGCACCCCGACTTCACCGGGGCGCCCGGCGTCGTCAATGGCGCCTCCGAGTTGCTCGGCGAGATCTTCGGCGAGGCGGGTCAGCACGCACGCGCCGCGGTGGGGGTCGCCGTGCTCCCGCTCGACGCCCCCGTCGAGGTCGACGTCATCCTCGAGTTCGCCTGA
- a CDS encoding transglycosylase domain-containing protein: MSAPFRLPQGRLGTTLSFVGLSVAAGILATVAVTPAIAMTGVAANSSIGMFENLPDYLRVDNLPQKTTVYAHQSIDGQDQNVPIASFYAENRESVAWEQVADVAKNAAIAAEDPRYYEHGGVDPLGVVRAAISNVLGGEVQGASTITQQYVKNVLVAQATGLATEEEREAAYEEATSVSFDRKLKEMRYAIALEKEFSKDQILLGYLNIALYGGRVYGIQAAAQYYYGVNASDLNLNQAASLLAIVNNPANLRLDMPDDPDNGAATGYALTKDRRDYILAAMLEHTMIDQATYDATVAEPITPAINDAPVGCTSAGNAGFFCDYVVNVIRNDPVFGETEDERYSNFIRGGFDVYTTLDLDLQWAAQTSIDENVPKTRYEGVDLASAATAVEAGTGKIKAMAQNKDFNDSGDAAALGGNFSALNYNTDYDYGGSSGFQAASTYKTFTLIAWLRAGNTLGDTFNISEKDYDFSTFQSCNGPGSGTDYIENDANERGNRTVLQSTTTSINGGFMQMGQKLDQCEIRKAATDLFVHRADGTELTTNPAAILGTNEVAPLTMAAAYAGIANHGYVCSPIAIERMVKPDGTDAVIPQSTCQQGIEAPVADAAAYALQTVIESGSATASNPYDGVEHIAKTGTSDGNTTTWTTGASSKIGLSVLVGQASLPDGADEYADLRQLYLDSGQAATARHRIFSPIMEALDDRYGGDDFAAPESRFLRGVQVSVPDVTGQSLEQARSIIEGAGFAFQDGGPRASDLAVGVVAATDPAGGSTASRGSTITVFTSDGTLAGAPMPNLTGVPSDDAVEALTDAGVPDGAITFAYTGSGASATNLCQVASTNPAAGSSVNTSTPITLTLYSPTGSAPVGGGCPR, translated from the coding sequence ATGTCTGCCCCATTCCGGCTGCCGCAGGGCCGCCTGGGCACGACCCTCAGCTTCGTGGGCCTCAGCGTCGCCGCGGGTATCCTCGCGACCGTCGCCGTCACGCCTGCGATCGCCATGACCGGGGTCGCTGCCAACAGCTCCATCGGGATGTTCGAGAACCTCCCCGACTACCTGCGCGTCGACAACCTCCCCCAGAAGACCACCGTCTACGCCCACCAGAGCATCGACGGGCAGGACCAGAACGTCCCCATCGCCTCGTTCTACGCCGAGAACCGCGAGAGCGTCGCCTGGGAGCAGGTCGCCGACGTCGCGAAGAACGCCGCGATCGCCGCCGAGGACCCCCGGTACTACGAGCACGGCGGCGTCGACCCGCTCGGCGTGGTTCGCGCGGCCATCTCGAACGTCCTGGGCGGTGAGGTGCAGGGCGCCTCGACGATCACCCAGCAGTACGTGAAGAACGTGCTCGTCGCGCAGGCCACCGGCCTCGCCACCGAGGAGGAGCGCGAGGCCGCCTACGAGGAGGCCACGAGCGTCAGCTTCGACCGAAAGCTGAAGGAGATGCGCTACGCCATCGCGCTCGAGAAGGAGTTCAGCAAGGACCAGATCCTGCTCGGCTACCTGAACATCGCGCTCTACGGCGGACGGGTCTACGGCATCCAGGCGGCCGCTCAGTACTACTACGGGGTGAACGCGTCCGACCTGAACCTCAACCAGGCCGCGAGCCTGCTCGCCATCGTCAACAACCCGGCGAACCTCCGCCTCGACATGCCCGACGATCCCGACAACGGGGCGGCCACCGGGTACGCGCTGACGAAAGACCGGCGCGACTACATCCTCGCCGCGATGCTCGAGCACACGATGATCGACCAGGCCACCTACGACGCGACCGTCGCCGAGCCGATCACGCCCGCCATCAACGACGCCCCGGTCGGCTGCACCTCCGCCGGCAACGCCGGGTTCTTCTGCGACTACGTGGTGAACGTGATCCGCAACGACCCGGTGTTCGGCGAGACCGAGGACGAGCGCTACAGCAACTTCATCCGCGGCGGGTTCGATGTCTACACGACCCTCGACCTCGACCTGCAGTGGGCGGCGCAGACCTCGATCGACGAGAACGTCCCGAAGACCCGGTACGAAGGGGTGGACCTGGCTTCCGCGGCAACCGCGGTCGAGGCGGGCACCGGCAAGATCAAGGCGATGGCCCAGAACAAGGACTTCAACGACTCCGGTGACGCCGCGGCGCTCGGCGGCAACTTCTCGGCCCTCAACTACAACACCGACTACGACTACGGCGGCTCGAGCGGCTTCCAGGCCGCGTCGACCTATAAGACGTTCACGCTGATCGCGTGGCTGCGGGCCGGCAACACCCTCGGCGACACGTTCAACATATCCGAGAAGGACTACGACTTCTCCACCTTCCAGAGCTGCAACGGCCCCGGAAGCGGCACCGACTACATCGAGAACGACGCCAACGAGCGCGGCAACCGCACCGTGCTGCAGTCGACGACCACGTCGATCAACGGCGGCTTCATGCAGATGGGTCAGAAGCTCGACCAGTGCGAGATCCGCAAGGCGGCGACCGACCTGTTCGTGCACCGCGCCGACGGCACCGAGCTGACCACCAACCCTGCCGCGATCCTCGGCACCAACGAGGTGGCTCCCCTCACCATGGCCGCCGCCTACGCGGGCATCGCGAACCACGGCTACGTGTGCTCGCCGATCGCGATCGAACGCATGGTGAAGCCCGACGGCACCGATGCGGTCATCCCGCAGTCGACCTGCCAGCAGGGCATCGAGGCGCCGGTGGCGGATGCCGCGGCCTACGCGCTGCAGACGGTCATCGAGAGCGGGTCGGCGACCGCGTCGAACCCGTACGACGGGGTCGAGCACATCGCGAAGACCGGAACCTCCGACGGCAACACCACGACGTGGACCACGGGTGCGAGCTCGAAGATCGGCCTCTCGGTCCTCGTCGGTCAGGCGTCCCTGCCGGACGGCGCCGACGAGTACGCCGACCTCCGTCAGCTGTACCTCGACAGCGGTCAGGCGGCGACTGCCCGTCACCGCATCTTCAGCCCGATCATGGAGGCGCTCGACGACCGCTACGGCGGCGACGATTTCGCGGCCCCCGAGTCGCGGTTCCTCCGCGGCGTGCAGGTCTCGGTACCCGATGTGACGGGCCAGAGTCTCGAGCAGGCCCGCAGCATCATCGAGGGCGCCGGCTTCGCGTTCCAGGACGGCGGACCGCGCGCATCCGACCTCGCCGTCGGCGTGGTGGCCGCCACGGATCCGGCGGGCGGCTCGACCGCCTCGCGCGGCTCGACGATCACCGTGTTCACGAGCGACGGCACCCTCGCGGGGGCGCCGATGCCGAACCTGACCGGGGTCCCGAGCGATGATGCGGTCGAGGCGCTGACCGACGCGGGAGTGCCCGACGGGGCGATCACGTTCGCCTACACGGGCAGCGGAGCGTCGGCGACCAACCTGTGCCAGGTCGCGTCGACGAACCCGGCGGCGGGCTCGTCGGTCAATACGAGCACGCCGATCACCCTGACCCTGTATTCCCCGACGGGCAGCGCGCCGGTCGGTGGAGGATGTCCTCGATGA
- a CDS encoding metallophosphoesterase, whose amino-acid sequence MSSMIRGVAKALAVLAGAGAAAFAWGSLIERNAYVLRRVDVPVLPAGSDPITVLHLSDLHMAPWQRRKQEWVRSLADLRPDFVVDTGDNLGHARGIEGIRQALEVFRGTPGAFVWGSNDYFGPHFKNPFLYFSRTVRKPPKLVPLDREGLERYLEGLGWADLDNRAARVEVGGLRIELFGTDDAHKHFDRLDVVSAAVDDLRERESEGPDLVLAVTHAPYQRVLDSFVTHGADLILAGHTHGGQVCVPGFGALVTNCDIPREQVKGLSLWAHARRVAWLHVSAGLGTSIYAPVRFACRPEATLLTLTASE is encoded by the coding sequence ATGTCCTCGATGATCCGGGGTGTCGCCAAGGCGCTGGCCGTCCTCGCAGGAGCGGGCGCTGCGGCGTTCGCATGGGGAAGCCTGATCGAGCGCAACGCGTACGTGCTGCGCAGGGTCGACGTGCCCGTGCTGCCGGCCGGATCCGACCCCATCACGGTCCTGCACCTCTCGGACCTGCACATGGCTCCGTGGCAGCGCCGCAAGCAGGAGTGGGTGCGATCGCTCGCCGACCTCCGGCCCGACTTCGTGGTCGACACCGGCGACAACCTGGGGCATGCCCGTGGGATCGAGGGCATCCGTCAGGCTCTTGAGGTGTTTCGCGGGACACCGGGCGCGTTCGTCTGGGGTTCGAACGACTACTTCGGCCCGCACTTCAAGAACCCGTTCCTGTACTTCTCGCGCACGGTGCGGAAGCCGCCGAAGCTCGTCCCCCTCGACCGCGAGGGTCTCGAACGGTACCTGGAGGGGCTCGGCTGGGCCGATCTCGACAACCGTGCCGCTCGTGTCGAGGTCGGCGGTCTGCGGATCGAGCTGTTCGGCACCGACGACGCGCACAAGCATTTCGACCGGCTCGACGTCGTTTCCGCGGCGGTGGACGACCTGCGCGAGCGCGAGTCGGAGGGTCCCGACCTGGTGCTGGCGGTCACCCACGCGCCGTACCAGCGGGTGCTCGATTCGTTCGTCACCCACGGCGCCGACCTGATCCTGGCGGGGCACACCCATGGCGGTCAGGTCTGCGTTCCGGGGTTCGGCGCACTGGTCACCAACTGCGACATCCCGCGTGAACAGGTCAAGGGGCTGAGCCTGTGGGCGCATGCCCGCCGGGTCGCGTGGCTGCACGTGTCCGCCGGTCTCGGCACCTCGATCTACGCTCCGGTGCGCTTCGCGTGCCGGCC
- a CDS encoding DUF4244 domain-containing protein, with protein MSIHRPSLPHAESRSPRARRPRPLGSLIARLRDDGGAATAEYAVATMAAVGFAGLLVVILRSDEVREILTELVRNALTFTG; from the coding sequence ATGTCCATCCACCGCCCGTCCCTTCCTCATGCCGAGAGCCGTTCTCCGCGAGCACGCCGTCCGCGACCTCTCGGCTCGCTGATCGCGCGGCTGCGCGACGACGGCGGCGCCGCCACCGCCGAGTACGCCGTCGCGACGATGGCCGCAGTCGGTTTCGCGGGACTGCTCGTCGTCATCCTGCGCTCCGACGAGGTCCGCGAGATCCTCACCGAACTGGTGCGCAATGCGCTCACCTTCACCGGCTGA
- a CDS encoding Rv3654c family TadE-like protein, producing MVSEMRAAGDRGAGSALAIGLVAAVVIVTVTLVPLYTAFASARRLAVTADAAALAAADTASGAVPGVPCEAAEAVARLGGARLVECDVESAIAAVTLSASVLGMELDAPSRAGPPTAVGERHDVGGRGDD from the coding sequence GTGGTCTCTGAGATGCGTGCCGCCGGCGACCGGGGCGCGGGGAGCGCCCTCGCGATCGGGCTCGTCGCGGCGGTCGTCATCGTCACGGTCACGCTCGTTCCTCTATATACGGCGTTCGCGTCGGCGCGGCGGTTGGCGGTCACGGCAGACGCCGCGGCGCTCGCGGCGGCGGATACCGCGTCGGGCGCGGTTCCCGGAGTGCCCTGCGAGGCGGCCGAGGCCGTCGCTCGACTCGGGGGAGCGCGTCTCGTCGAGTGCGACGTCGAGTCCGCCATCGCGGCGGTGACGCTCTCCGCATCGGTGCTCGGCATGGAACTCGACGCGCCGTCGAGGGCCGGTCCGCCCACCGCTGTGGGCGAACGACACGACGTCGGGGGTCGCGGCGATGATTAG
- the topA gene encoding type I DNA topoisomerase: MPATKKLVIVESPAKAKTIAQYLGPGFEVQASVGHIRDLIEPKNLPAELKTGSLGKFSVDVDNGFEPYYVVSDQKKKTVADLKRALKDADELYLATDEDREGEAIAWHLLEVLKPKVPVKRMVFHEITKDAIEKARENTRELDTALVDAQETRRILDRLYGYEVSPVLWRKVGPGLSAGRVQSAATRLVVDRERERLAFVAASYWDITARFAPGEAESDRFDARLVRLDGRRVATGRDFDDKGALTDGVHALDETAAMALAEALRDAATTSTVASVEAKPYTRRPAAPFTTSTLQQEAARKLRFSARQTMSVAQSLYENGYITYMRTDSNSLSGQAINAARAQATALYGAETVPDKPRVYSGKSKNAQEAHEAIRPSGDVFRTPSQLTGELRGNDLKLYDLIWKRTVASQMADARGSTATVTIDARPAGTDTIATFSASGTVITFRGFLLAYEEGRDEERGADKDQGDAKLPPLEQGQALSVAETEAKGHETSPPPRYTEASLVKTLEELGVGRPSTYASIISTIIDRGYVTPRGTALVPSWIAFSVVRLLEDHFHDLVEYDFTAAMENDLDRIADGEEDRVDWLRGFYFGNDAHAGLRSVVDNLGDIDARGINSVAIADGITLRIGKYGPYLEVAQEGEESPRRVNVPAELAPDELTAVKAQELVDAPIQTDRVLGRDPENGRDIVLKDGRFGPYVTEVEPETPETEIAGKKKAKAEKPRTASLFKSMQPAEIDLATALKLLTLPRTVGADPESGEEITAQNGRYGAYLKKGTDTRSLASEDQIFDIDLAGALELFAQPKYGAARQSSALKEFDADPESGKPIRIKDGRFGAYVTDGVTNVTVPRGESIDDIDFERAVQMLADKRAKGPAPKRGSKAAASKSTAAKKPAAKKPAAKSTTAKATTAKKATAAKKPAAAKKTTAASAPAEGATSAT; this comes from the coding sequence GTGCCTGCCACCAAGAAACTCGTCATCGTCGAGTCGCCCGCGAAGGCCAAGACGATCGCCCAGTACCTCGGGCCGGGCTTCGAGGTGCAGGCCTCCGTCGGCCACATCCGCGACCTGATCGAACCGAAGAACCTCCCGGCCGAGCTCAAGACCGGATCTCTCGGCAAGTTCTCGGTCGACGTCGACAACGGCTTCGAGCCCTACTACGTGGTGTCCGACCAGAAGAAGAAGACCGTCGCCGATCTGAAGCGAGCGCTGAAGGACGCCGACGAGCTCTACCTCGCAACAGATGAAGACCGCGAAGGCGAGGCCATCGCGTGGCACCTGCTCGAGGTGCTGAAGCCCAAAGTCCCCGTCAAGCGCATGGTCTTCCACGAGATCACGAAGGACGCGATCGAGAAGGCACGCGAGAACACCCGCGAACTCGACACCGCGCTCGTCGATGCGCAGGAGACCCGTCGCATCCTCGACCGCCTCTACGGCTACGAGGTCTCGCCGGTGCTCTGGCGCAAGGTCGGGCCAGGACTCTCGGCGGGCCGCGTTCAGTCCGCCGCCACGCGACTCGTCGTCGACCGCGAGCGCGAGCGCCTCGCCTTCGTCGCGGCGAGCTATTGGGACATCACGGCGCGCTTCGCCCCCGGCGAGGCCGAGAGCGACCGATTCGACGCCCGACTGGTGCGTCTCGACGGCCGCCGGGTGGCGACCGGTCGCGACTTCGACGACAAGGGCGCGCTGACCGACGGGGTGCACGCCCTCGACGAGACGGCCGCCATGGCGCTCGCCGAAGCACTGCGCGACGCGGCGACCACCTCCACAGTGGCCTCCGTCGAAGCGAAGCCCTACACGCGGCGTCCCGCCGCACCGTTCACCACCTCGACCCTGCAGCAGGAGGCCGCACGCAAGCTGCGGTTCTCGGCCCGGCAGACGATGAGCGTCGCCCAGTCGCTCTACGAGAACGGCTACATCACCTATATGCGCACCGACTCGAACTCGCTGTCGGGTCAGGCCATCAACGCCGCCCGTGCGCAGGCGACCGCGCTGTACGGCGCCGAGACGGTCCCCGACAAGCCGCGCGTCTACTCGGGCAAGTCCAAGAACGCGCAGGAGGCCCACGAGGCGATCCGACCCTCCGGTGACGTGTTCCGCACTCCCAGCCAGCTGACCGGAGAGCTCCGCGGCAACGACCTGAAGCTCTACGACCTCATCTGGAAGCGCACCGTCGCGTCGCAGATGGCCGACGCCCGTGGATCGACCGCCACCGTCACCATCGACGCCCGGCCCGCGGGCACCGACACCATCGCGACGTTCTCCGCGAGCGGCACGGTCATCACCTTCCGCGGCTTCCTGCTCGCCTACGAGGAGGGTCGCGACGAAGAGCGCGGCGCCGACAAGGATCAGGGCGACGCGAAGCTCCCGCCCCTCGAGCAGGGTCAGGCGCTCTCCGTCGCCGAAACCGAGGCGAAGGGGCACGAGACCTCGCCGCCTCCGCGCTACACCGAGGCGAGCCTCGTCAAGACGCTGGAAGAGCTCGGCGTCGGGCGCCCGTCGACATACGCGTCGATCATCTCCACCATCATCGACCGCGGGTACGTGACCCCGCGCGGCACCGCTCTCGTGCCGAGCTGGATCGCCTTCTCCGTGGTCCGGCTCCTCGAAGATCACTTCCACGACCTCGTCGAGTACGACTTCACGGCCGCGATGGAGAACGACCTCGACCGCATCGCCGACGGCGAAGAGGACCGCGTCGACTGGTTGCGCGGCTTCTACTTCGGCAACGATGCGCACGCGGGCTTGCGATCCGTCGTCGACAACCTCGGCGACATCGACGCCCGCGGCATCAACTCGGTCGCCATCGCCGACGGCATCACCCTGCGCATCGGAAAGTACGGTCCCTATCTCGAGGTCGCGCAGGAAGGTGAGGAGAGCCCGCGACGGGTGAACGTCCCCGCAGAACTCGCACCCGACGAGTTGACCGCGGTGAAGGCCCAGGAGCTCGTCGACGCGCCCATCCAGACCGACAGGGTGCTCGGTCGGGACCCCGAGAACGGCCGCGACATCGTCCTGAAGGACGGCCGCTTCGGCCCCTACGTCACCGAGGTCGAGCCCGAGACCCCCGAGACCGAGATAGCCGGCAAGAAGAAGGCGAAGGCCGAGAAGCCGCGCACCGCCTCCCTGTTCAAGAGCATGCAGCCGGCCGAGATCGATCTCGCCACCGCCCTCAAGCTCCTCACCCTTCCCCGCACGGTCGGCGCCGATCCCGAGTCGGGCGAGGAGATCACCGCGCAGAACGGCCGCTACGGCGCCTACCTCAAGAAGGGCACCGACACCCGGTCGCTGGCGAGCGAGGATCAGATCTTCGACATCGACCTCGCGGGCGCCCTCGAGCTGTTCGCGCAGCCGAAGTACGGTGCCGCCCGCCAGTCGTCGGCCCTCAAGGAGTTCGACGCCGACCCCGAGAGCGGCAAGCCGATCCGCATCAAGGACGGCCGCTTCGGCGCGTACGTCACCGACGGCGTCACCAACGTGACGGTGCCGCGGGGCGAGAGCATCGACGACATCGACTTCGAGCGCGCGGTGCAGATGCTCGCCGACAAGCGCGCCAAGGGCCCCGCCCCGAAGCGCGGCAGCAAGGCGGCGGCGAGCAAGTCGACGGCCGCCAAAAAGCCGGCCGCGAAGAAGCCGGCCGCGAAGTCGACGACGGCGAAGGCGACCACCGCCAAGAAGGCGACCGCCGCGAAGAAGCCGGCGGCCGCGAAGAAGACGACCGCGGCGTCAGCGCCGGCCGAGGGAGCGACGAGCGCCACGTGA
- a CDS encoding CpaF family protein codes for MRWFDSERSSSLDLDASAIHASVDPADRAAVGRGDEPDRAGAPSSAPIAPVVRELLGPLSVHVGPGVTDVLVTPGGRIWLDDGRGLRPVDEWEPLSGDTVTDLAHALIEAGGRHLDHASPCVDARLEGGVRVHAAIPPVAVDGTSLAIRIPAARGWSLDDLVRSGAVDEDQRDVLAEHVARRSNILITGAAGTGKTTLLAALMSAAPAGERIITIEDVAELRIDHPHVVALEARQANTEGVGAIEPSRLVREALRMRPDRLVLGECRGPEIRDVLTALGTGHDGGASTLHARSLREVPARLEALGALAGLPSFSLALLASSAIDLVVHLERRDGVRRVAEIGVLELRDAQLVALPHVA; via the coding sequence GTGCGATGGTTCGATTCGGAGCGGAGCTCGTCCCTCGACCTCGATGCGTCCGCGATCCACGCATCGGTCGATCCGGCGGATCGGGCGGCAGTCGGTCGGGGAGACGAGCCGGACCGCGCGGGAGCTCCGTCGTCCGCGCCGATCGCGCCGGTGGTCCGCGAACTGCTCGGACCTCTTTCGGTCCATGTCGGTCCCGGAGTCACCGATGTCCTCGTCACGCCGGGAGGCCGGATCTGGCTCGACGACGGGCGCGGGTTGCGCCCGGTGGACGAGTGGGAGCCGTTATCGGGCGACACCGTCACCGACCTCGCCCACGCCCTCATCGAGGCGGGCGGTCGGCATCTCGATCACGCGTCCCCCTGCGTCGACGCACGACTCGAGGGCGGAGTCAGAGTGCACGCCGCCATCCCTCCCGTCGCCGTCGACGGCACGAGCCTCGCCATCCGCATCCCGGCGGCGCGGGGCTGGTCGCTCGACGACCTCGTCCGCTCCGGCGCCGTCGACGAGGATCAGCGGGACGTCCTCGCCGAGCACGTCGCGCGCCGATCGAACATCCTCATCACGGGCGCCGCGGGGACAGGCAAGACGACCCTGCTCGCAGCCCTGATGTCCGCGGCCCCGGCCGGTGAGCGGATCATCACGATCGAGGACGTCGCCGAACTGCGCATCGACCATCCCCACGTGGTCGCACTCGAGGCCCGGCAGGCCAACACCGAGGGCGTCGGCGCGATCGAGCCGTCGCGTCTCGTCCGCGAAGCCCTTCGGATGCGCCCCGACCGACTCGTGCTCGGCGAATGCCGGGGCCCGGAGATCCGCGACGTGCTCACCGCACTCGGAACCGGCCACGACGGCGGGGCGAGCACGCTGCACGCCCGCTCGCTCCGCGAGGTACCCGCTCGGCTCGAGGCGCTCGGGGCGCTCGCCGGCCTCCCCTCCTTCTCGCTCGCGCTGCTGGCATCGAGCGCCATCGACCTCGTCGTGCATCTCGAGCGGCGCGACGGGGTGCGCCGTGTCGCCGAGATCGGCGTGCTCGAACTCCGCGACGCACAACTCGTCGCCCTGCCGCACGTCGCCTGA